The following coding sequences lie in one Kribbella sp. NBC_00709 genomic window:
- a CDS encoding isochorismatase family protein encodes MARALIVVDVQNDFCEGGSLAVAGGADVAFRIGELLHHWHEAEPDERQYAYVVATRDHHIDPGDHFSREPDFVHSWPRHCVAGTDGVSFHPNLDPQPFDAIFDKGEYAAAYSGFEGKSHEGGHTLADWLRGKGVTDVDVCGIATDYCVRATALDAHQEGFGTTVLINLTAGVAPSSTEQALTDLRTAGVDVT; translated from the coding sequence ATGGCCCGGGCACTGATCGTGGTGGATGTGCAGAACGACTTCTGCGAGGGCGGGAGCCTGGCCGTCGCCGGTGGGGCCGACGTCGCGTTCCGGATCGGCGAGCTGCTGCACCACTGGCACGAGGCCGAGCCCGACGAGCGGCAGTACGCGTACGTCGTGGCCACCCGGGACCACCACATCGACCCGGGTGACCACTTCTCCAGAGAGCCCGACTTCGTGCACTCCTGGCCGCGGCACTGCGTGGCCGGCACGGACGGGGTCAGCTTCCACCCGAACCTCGACCCGCAGCCGTTCGACGCGATCTTCGACAAGGGCGAGTACGCGGCGGCGTACTCCGGCTTCGAAGGCAAGTCCCACGAGGGCGGCCACACCCTCGCCGACTGGCTCCGCGGCAAGGGCGTCACCGACGTCGACGTCTGCGGCATCGCCACCGACTACTGCGTCCGGGCCACCGCCTTGGACGCCCACCAGGAAGGCTTCGGTACGACGGTTCTCATCAACCTGACCGCCGGCGTCGCGCCGTCGAGCACCGAACAAGCCCTCACCGACCTCCGCACCGCAGGCGTCGACGTCACCTGA
- a CDS encoding glycosyltransferase codes for MNISSTPTRRLVLVVRADPVICGHSGEARCLAEVALTRGFDDVRIVSWPLDALEAAGLPLKPLDRVLPYSPGITVERPDPVGDYRVLDGRYLSGLIGRLVELFSDGVPTVAMSLYLSPHAIAVQEAVQVARRIGPAQVITVAEAVGSDITNVVRECVNTGRFGAAAHILSVYLAADHCVAVSEYTRDLIVASAATLDGMHGTTFAQQCRERIAISYPAVDSWPYLSLTDHRIAETLARRGLSRDRYVLFLSRIASAKGVDDLIDAYAGSRSAERVQLVLAGRGPQEAEVVARLAAAGLGERVRVLTDVDDAEKPALMAGSAAFVLPTREQPEFVETFGIALVEKALAGGGPVITCATGGVPEAVGDTALLVPQHDPATLRTVLDEVVCDWTYEQRASAEHRARAYALQFDRVPVFDRLFALAAPPAVHA; via the coding sequence ATGAACATCTCATCCACACCCACGCGCCGTCTGGTCCTTGTTGTCCGCGCCGATCCGGTGATCTGCGGGCACTCCGGTGAGGCCCGGTGCCTCGCGGAAGTGGCGCTCACCCGCGGGTTCGACGACGTACGGATCGTGAGCTGGCCGCTCGATGCGCTGGAGGCGGCCGGGCTCCCGCTGAAACCACTCGACCGCGTGCTGCCGTACAGCCCTGGCATCACCGTGGAGCGGCCCGATCCCGTCGGCGACTACCGGGTTCTGGACGGGCGTTACCTGTCCGGGCTCATCGGGCGGCTGGTCGAGCTGTTCAGCGACGGGGTGCCGACGGTGGCGATGTCGCTGTACCTGAGCCCGCACGCGATCGCCGTGCAGGAGGCCGTCCAGGTCGCGCGCCGGATCGGGCCCGCACAGGTCATCACGGTGGCTGAGGCGGTGGGCTCCGACATCACCAACGTGGTGCGCGAGTGCGTGAACACCGGCCGGTTCGGGGCGGCTGCGCACATCCTGTCGGTCTACCTGGCGGCCGACCACTGCGTGGCGGTGTCGGAGTACACCAGGGACCTGATCGTGGCGTCGGCGGCGACCCTCGACGGCATGCACGGTACGACGTTCGCGCAGCAGTGCCGGGAACGGATCGCCATCTCCTACCCGGCGGTCGACTCCTGGCCCTACCTGTCGCTCACCGATCACAGGATCGCCGAAACCCTTGCCCGGCGCGGCCTTTCGCGGGACAGGTACGTGCTGTTCCTGTCCCGGATCGCCTCGGCGAAGGGGGTCGACGACCTGATCGACGCCTACGCCGGATCACGGTCGGCCGAGCGGGTGCAACTGGTCCTGGCCGGGCGCGGGCCGCAGGAAGCCGAGGTCGTGGCGCGGCTGGCGGCAGCGGGCCTCGGCGAGCGGGTGCGGGTGCTGACCGATGTGGACGACGCGGAGAAGCCGGCGCTGATGGCCGGCAGCGCGGCGTTCGTGCTGCCGACCCGCGAGCAGCCGGAGTTCGTCGAGACGTTCGGGATCGCCCTGGTCGAGAAGGCCCTCGCCGGCGGCGGGCCGGTCATCACCTGCGCAACCGGCGGCGTACCCGAGGCGGTCGGTGATACGGCTCTGCTGGTGCCGCAGCATGACCCCGCCACGCTGCGGACCGTGCTCGACGAGGTCGTGTGCGACTGGACCTACGAGCAGCGGGCGTCCGCCGAGCACCGCGCCCGGGCGTACGCGTTGCAGTTCGACCGGGTCCCGGTCTTCGACCGCCTCTTCGCGCTCGCCGCGCCTCCCGCCGTCCACGCCTGA
- a CDS encoding AbgT family transporter yields the protein MSTTTETRELPRLVRAMAVIERIGNALPHPFWLFWILSAILAVVSAILAALDVSVLSPKDGKEVAVQNLLSGDGLQMAVSTAISNFAEFPPMATIVVVIMGVALAERTGFLQALMRVSVSRVPTSMVVFAVAFAGTMAHVASAAAYIILVPLGGLAFRAVGRSPILGIVVAYTAIASGYDASPIPTPNDAIFAGITTAAAKTIDPDAHVSVLSNWFFNIASSVLLALVITLVTRLVLSKRTDLDADPDAPGDDADQLAVSVAERKGLRRAGIVFLIAAVAIVAVLLPHDSPLRGKDGSIVDSPFLDGIAMVVAVLFGLVGITYGVTVKAIERAADVPKLMGEGIKQMAPVLVLFFAIAQFLAYFDWSNIGDLLSAESARVLGDLGAPKVVIFLGILALLTVINVLVTSGSAMWSLTAPILVPMMLLLNVPAETTQALFRIADSGSTAITPMSPYFVMALGFLQRYRKDAGVGTLASYTVPLAVSMTIAWTLLFLAWWALGIPLGPGAPVR from the coding sequence ATGAGTACGACGACCGAGACCAGGGAGCTGCCCCGCCTGGTGCGGGCGATGGCGGTCATCGAACGGATCGGCAACGCCCTTCCGCACCCGTTCTGGCTGTTCTGGATCCTGTCCGCGATCCTCGCCGTGGTGAGTGCGATCCTCGCCGCGCTGGACGTGTCGGTGCTCTCGCCCAAGGACGGCAAGGAGGTCGCCGTACAGAACCTGCTGTCCGGCGACGGACTGCAGATGGCGGTGTCGACGGCGATCTCGAACTTCGCCGAGTTCCCGCCGATGGCGACGATCGTGGTCGTGATCATGGGCGTCGCGCTGGCCGAGCGGACCGGGTTCCTGCAGGCCTTGATGCGGGTCAGCGTGTCCCGGGTGCCGACCTCGATGGTGGTGTTCGCGGTCGCGTTCGCCGGCACGATGGCGCACGTCGCGTCCGCGGCGGCGTACATCATCCTGGTCCCGCTCGGCGGGCTCGCGTTCCGCGCGGTCGGGCGGTCGCCGATCCTCGGCATCGTGGTGGCGTACACCGCGATCGCGTCCGGGTACGACGCGAGCCCGATCCCGACCCCGAACGACGCGATCTTCGCGGGCATCACCACCGCGGCCGCGAAGACGATCGACCCGGACGCGCACGTCTCGGTGCTGTCGAACTGGTTCTTCAACATCGCGTCGTCGGTCCTGCTGGCGCTGGTGATCACGCTCGTCACCCGGCTGGTACTGAGCAAGCGGACCGACCTCGACGCCGACCCGGACGCACCCGGCGACGACGCGGATCAGCTCGCGGTATCGGTTGCCGAGCGCAAGGGTCTGCGCCGGGCCGGCATCGTCTTCCTGATCGCGGCGGTGGCGATCGTCGCGGTCCTGCTGCCGCACGACTCGCCGTTGCGGGGCAAGGACGGCAGCATCGTCGACTCGCCGTTCCTGGACGGGATCGCGATGGTCGTCGCCGTACTCTTCGGCCTCGTCGGCATCACGTACGGCGTGACCGTGAAGGCGATCGAGCGGGCGGCCGACGTACCGAAGTTGATGGGCGAGGGGATCAAGCAGATGGCGCCGGTGCTGGTGCTGTTCTTCGCGATCGCGCAGTTCCTCGCGTACTTCGACTGGAGCAACATCGGCGACCTGTTGTCGGCGGAGTCGGCGCGGGTGCTCGGTGACCTCGGCGCGCCGAAGGTGGTGATCTTCCTCGGCATCCTCGCGCTGCTCACGGTGATCAACGTGCTGGTGACGAGCGGCTCGGCGATGTGGTCGCTGACCGCGCCGATCCTGGTCCCGATGATGCTGCTGCTCAACGTCCCGGCCGAGACCACCCAGGCACTGTTCAGGATCGCGGACTCGGGCTCGACGGCGATCACCCCGATGAGCCCGTACTTCGTGATGGCTCTCGGCTTCCTGCAGCGCTACCGCAAGGACGCCGGAGTCGGCACCTTGGCGTCGTACACCGTGCCGCTGGCGGTGTCGATGACCATCGCCTGGACTCTCCTCTTCCTGGCGTGGTGGGCGCTCGGCATCCCCCTCGGACCAGGCGCACCGGTCAGGTGA
- a CDS encoding DUF2252 family protein, with protein sequence MTADPVAATTAYEDWLATRIPVVREDLELKHRELAADPLRFLRGTYYLWLERVAELVPALLDGQQVPAVGDLHVQNFGTWRDHRGVRRWGVNDLDELAWAPPALDLLRLAVSAVLSPQVPISPKQICRLLLAAWSTAKPGRAVDLSDPDAGHLRALVPKRADTDRYYGKLREGAPADPSILPPAVLKAVTVADPTWHHRQAGTGSLGHPRLVAVGKDIAREVKVVGPPTALYVQVGVQPDDLLYGRVLTAVRGPDPMRRIDGWQLRALAPDVERITIESLRPRAVEVVLTSMARAAANVHGVIPHHLHDARQYVGTLPPSWLHDATRQLTADTKSRYDEYVAHPLNQ encoded by the coding sequence ATGACGGCCGATCCGGTGGCGGCGACCACGGCGTACGAAGACTGGCTGGCGACCCGGATTCCCGTCGTACGGGAGGATCTCGAGCTGAAGCATCGTGAACTGGCGGCGGACCCGCTGCGCTTCTTGCGCGGGACGTACTACCTCTGGCTGGAGCGGGTCGCCGAACTGGTGCCGGCGTTGCTGGACGGTCAGCAGGTGCCGGCCGTCGGCGATCTGCATGTGCAGAACTTCGGGACGTGGCGTGACCATCGCGGCGTACGGCGCTGGGGCGTCAACGACCTCGACGAGCTGGCCTGGGCGCCGCCCGCGCTCGACCTGCTCCGGCTCGCTGTCTCGGCCGTGCTGAGCCCGCAGGTGCCGATCAGCCCGAAGCAGATCTGCCGCCTGCTCCTCGCGGCGTGGTCCACGGCCAAGCCGGGCCGGGCCGTCGATCTGTCCGACCCGGACGCCGGGCATCTGCGGGCGCTGGTGCCGAAGCGGGCCGACACCGACCGGTACTACGGCAAGCTCCGGGAGGGCGCGCCGGCGGATCCGTCGATCCTGCCGCCCGCGGTGCTGAAGGCCGTGACCGTTGCCGACCCGACCTGGCACCACCGCCAGGCCGGCACCGGATCCCTCGGCCATCCGCGGCTGGTTGCCGTCGGCAAAGACATTGCCCGGGAGGTGAAGGTCGTCGGTCCACCCACCGCCTTGTACGTCCAGGTCGGAGTACAGCCCGACGACCTCCTCTACGGCCGGGTGCTGACCGCTGTCCGCGGCCCCGACCCGATGCGCCGCATCGACGGCTGGCAACTGCGCGCCCTGGCCCCGGACGTCGAACGCATCACCATCGAGTCCCTCCGCCCCCGAGCCGTCGAAGTCGTGCTGACCTCGATGGCCCGAGCCGCCGCCAACGTCCATGGCGTGATCCCGCACCACCTCCACGACGCCCGCCAGTACGTCGGAACCCTCCCACCCAGCTGGCTGCACGACGCCACCCGCCAACTCACCGCCGACACCAAGTCCCGCTACGACGAGTATGTCGCGCACCCGCTCAACCAGTGA
- a CDS encoding creatininase family protein, with translation MNLAEMTTDEAQAAVRRSPLVIVPVGAQEQHGGGMAMSTDTVRAVGVAERVAERLAGRAVIAPAVPYGVSPHHMAFAGTMTLSPATFMQVLRDVVASLREHGWRRFLVITGHGGNNAALSVLAQEYVRSDLTFAWTPVTSVVADLITGVSQVHGHAGEAETAQMLYLAPDLVQADRLEPGATTLDELTTTARLSRQSQGPRLSVGFDAYHKRGVLGDPRRATAEDGRLLVETAADRIAAFADELLSA, from the coding sequence ATGAACCTTGCCGAGATGACGACCGACGAAGCACAGGCTGCCGTACGCCGGTCCCCGCTGGTGATCGTTCCGGTCGGGGCGCAGGAGCAGCACGGTGGCGGGATGGCGATGTCCACCGATACCGTCCGCGCGGTCGGTGTGGCCGAGCGGGTCGCCGAGCGGCTGGCCGGCCGCGCCGTGATCGCACCGGCCGTGCCGTACGGCGTTTCGCCGCACCACATGGCCTTCGCCGGCACGATGACGTTGTCTCCGGCAACGTTCATGCAGGTTCTCCGGGATGTCGTCGCCAGTCTGCGCGAGCACGGCTGGCGGCGGTTCCTGGTGATCACCGGGCACGGCGGGAACAACGCCGCCCTGTCCGTGCTCGCGCAGGAGTATGTCCGCAGCGACCTCACGTTCGCGTGGACGCCGGTCACGTCCGTGGTCGCGGACCTGATCACAGGAGTCAGCCAGGTGCACGGTCACGCCGGCGAGGCAGAGACCGCGCAGATGCTGTACCTGGCGCCGGACCTGGTCCAGGCCGATCGCCTGGAGCCGGGCGCCACCACGCTCGACGAACTGACCACGACAGCCCGGCTGTCCCGGCAGTCGCAGGGACCGCGGTTGTCCGTCGGGTTCGACGCGTATCACAAGCGTGGCGTGCTGGGTGACCCCCGGCGCGCCACCGCCGAGGACGGTCGTCTCCTGGTGGAGACCGCCGCCGACCGGATAGCCGCCTTCGCCGACGAGTTGCTCTCGGCCTGA
- a CDS encoding alpha/beta hydrolase family esterase — MNLARPETLGRSTRRIGALLASAALVTAATTLPTATASAASTTPGCGKQAAPSGDYTVESGGLTRTYRLHVPDNYKSSKAASLIVVYHGRGKTGAQTEAFSDLSKLDAIVAYPNGVIGDEDKQAWQGAPYAAKGVDDVKFTADLLDDLESKYCVDKRAVYATGKSNGAGFTGILACRMADRFAAIAPVSGAFYIEGTHCAPSRPIPVLDIHGTGDTTIPYGGDGERDLPSVQTWVRDWSVRDHCNADPRTSQLGDDVLKFTYKGCKADVVHVAVTDGGHSWPGSDSTSGPGYVTQTFEAHELIGAFFKAHKLS; from the coding sequence ATGAACCTCGCACGCCCTGAAACACTTGGCCGGTCCACCCGGCGGATCGGCGCACTGCTGGCGTCGGCGGCTCTGGTGACCGCCGCCACCACGTTGCCAACGGCAACCGCATCGGCGGCGTCCACCACGCCCGGCTGCGGCAAGCAGGCCGCCCCGAGCGGCGACTACACCGTGGAAAGCGGCGGTCTCACCCGTACGTACCGCCTGCATGTGCCGGACAACTACAAGAGCTCCAAGGCGGCCTCGCTGATCGTGGTGTACCACGGTCGCGGCAAGACCGGCGCCCAGACCGAGGCGTTCTCCGACCTGTCGAAGCTCGACGCGATCGTTGCCTACCCCAACGGTGTGATCGGCGACGAGGACAAGCAGGCCTGGCAGGGCGCGCCGTACGCCGCGAAGGGTGTCGACGACGTGAAGTTCACCGCCGACCTCCTCGACGACCTGGAGTCGAAGTACTGCGTCGACAAGCGCGCCGTCTACGCCACCGGCAAGTCCAACGGAGCCGGGTTCACCGGCATCCTCGCCTGCCGGATGGCGGACCGCTTCGCCGCGATCGCCCCGGTCTCCGGCGCGTTCTACATCGAGGGCACCCACTGCGCTCCGAGCCGGCCGATCCCGGTCCTCGACATCCACGGCACCGGCGACACCACGATCCCGTACGGCGGTGACGGCGAGCGGGACCTGCCCAGCGTGCAGACCTGGGTCCGTGACTGGTCGGTCCGCGATCACTGCAACGCCGATCCGAGGACGAGCCAGCTCGGCGACGACGTACTGAAGTTCACGTACAAGGGCTGCAAGGCCGACGTCGTGCACGTCGCGGTCACCGACGGCGGACACAGCTGGCCGGGCTCGGACTCGACGTCCGGACCGGGCTACGTCACCCAGACGTTCGAGGCGCACGAGCTGATCGGCGCATTCTTCAAGGCGCACAAGCTCTCATGA
- a CDS encoding SDR family NAD(P)-dependent oxidoreductase — protein sequence MDLGFKDAAVLVTGGSSGIGRATAIAYGAEGARVAITYNSRKDAAEAVAEEIETAGGTAYVVPMDLSAPESIAAAVASTVAQWGGLDAVVGNAVDWGNAGFHDRPTKVEDGPPEWWVPIMRANLEGNFHLVQQVAPALRRSEHGRLVLISTDLAERGLPGSWPYSAAKAGLHGLVASVQHDLGADGVLVNVVMPGITLENGVHRVIPQPALEQIAAGFSARHLPETTELADAILFLTSPRTKAIQGQILRVTGGNLLPA from the coding sequence ATGGACCTGGGTTTCAAGGACGCGGCGGTGCTGGTGACGGGCGGGTCGTCGGGGATCGGGCGGGCGACGGCGATCGCGTACGGCGCCGAGGGCGCGCGGGTCGCGATCACCTACAACTCGCGGAAGGACGCCGCCGAGGCGGTCGCCGAGGAGATCGAGACGGCGGGCGGTACGGCGTACGTCGTACCGATGGACCTCTCTGCGCCGGAGAGCATCGCGGCAGCCGTGGCGTCGACCGTTGCGCAGTGGGGTGGGCTCGATGCCGTGGTGGGGAACGCTGTCGACTGGGGCAACGCCGGGTTCCACGACCGGCCGACGAAGGTCGAGGACGGCCCGCCGGAGTGGTGGGTGCCGATCATGCGGGCCAACCTGGAGGGCAACTTCCACCTGGTCCAGCAGGTCGCGCCCGCCTTGCGCCGGTCGGAGCACGGGCGGCTGGTGCTGATCTCGACCGATCTGGCCGAGCGTGGCCTGCCGGGTTCGTGGCCGTACAGCGCGGCCAAGGCCGGACTGCACGGGCTGGTCGCGAGCGTGCAGCACGATCTGGGCGCCGACGGCGTACTCGTCAATGTCGTCATGCCCGGCATCACGCTGGAGAACGGCGTCCACCGGGTGATCCCGCAGCCCGCACTCGAGCAGATCGCGGCCGGGTTCAGCGCCCGGCACCTGCCGGAGACGACGGAGCTCGCGGACGCGATCCTGTTCCTGACCTCGCCGCGGACGAAAGCGATCCAGGGGCAGATCCTGCGGGTGACCGGCGGGAACCTGCTGCCTGCATAA
- a CDS encoding glycoside hydrolase domain-containing protein translates to MYEHVDPFIGTGATDLPTPKGLAGTWWWPKPQVGNTHPGAMHPFGMVSACPYSGAYPTGYGLYEFNTEGVPDQLYDRPVASGFTHFQQSGTGAIRKYYNYFRVTPMLGPLDDLGTTWDLLDEVAEPGYYAATLGSGIRCEVTVGPKSAVHRYTFPANDAARIVIDASTGGLAIPHSRTVPLKAHLAMLEPGVAQGEIHVEGVPLAVHLEVDAPGWRQLLWYDRRLMPGGTRLDFDYIRPTTLRPFGLMFMGPSRAEQTVEVRLGFSLRGCEKARDNLHADVGRTQVTFAGRRDRTAASWRDHLGKVEIKAESDDQATVFGTALYHSLVKPCFAPDESPSWTTEGPYAFDICTMWDIYRTQLPLMTTLFPQRSVELAGALLSICEQEGNLPIGYRMAKGADRFSRQGSALAHTFFADLCQLDLPGIDWDWAMVHLEMDLRRTYGEDYLVHGVAHPISHTLDLAYAYHCTAAIAQKVRDRPLAQQMRDLAHGWQAAYDPGTGLLRDSTFYEGGRWNYSFRLLHDMRARIALAGGDEAFVGLLDRFFGYDAAPVAQPGVAPSVAEMDAGYGLYRFEGLNNEPDYEAPWSYHYAGRPDRTAEVVHAAIANQFGTGRGGLPGNDDSGGLSAWYVWATLGLFPVAGQNLFLVSAPAVAESVTRLPDGELSITTTGFEPVEAGGPVSYVRSIAVNGKTLERPWISGRELRHIRNLHIELGPQPSGWGTRIRPPSTSDPLPATGGEA, encoded by the coding sequence ATGTACGAGCACGTTGACCCGTTCATCGGGACCGGCGCCACCGACCTGCCCACGCCGAAAGGCCTGGCGGGGACGTGGTGGTGGCCCAAACCGCAGGTCGGCAACACCCACCCGGGCGCCATGCACCCCTTCGGGATGGTGTCGGCCTGCCCGTACTCCGGGGCCTACCCGACCGGATACGGGCTGTACGAATTCAACACCGAGGGCGTGCCCGACCAGTTGTACGACCGCCCGGTCGCCTCCGGTTTCACCCATTTCCAGCAGTCCGGCACCGGCGCGATCCGCAAGTACTACAACTACTTCCGCGTCACGCCGATGCTCGGCCCGCTCGACGACCTCGGCACCACCTGGGACCTGCTGGACGAGGTTGCCGAGCCCGGCTACTACGCGGCGACGCTGGGCTCAGGGATCCGGTGCGAGGTGACGGTCGGCCCCAAGTCGGCCGTCCATCGGTACACCTTCCCGGCCAACGACGCCGCCCGGATCGTCATCGACGCCTCGACCGGCGGCCTGGCCATCCCGCACAGCCGGACCGTGCCGCTGAAGGCGCACCTGGCGATGCTGGAGCCTGGGGTGGCCCAAGGCGAGATCCACGTCGAGGGGGTTCCGCTGGCCGTCCATCTGGAGGTCGACGCACCCGGCTGGCGGCAACTGCTGTGGTACGACCGGCGCCTGATGCCCGGCGGCACCCGCCTGGACTTCGACTACATCCGGCCGACCACACTGCGGCCGTTCGGGCTGATGTTCATGGGCCCCTCGCGCGCCGAGCAGACCGTCGAAGTACGGCTCGGGTTCTCCCTGCGCGGGTGCGAGAAGGCTCGCGACAACCTGCACGCGGACGTCGGCCGCACGCAGGTCACCTTCGCCGGGCGGCGCGACCGGACGGCCGCCAGCTGGCGCGACCACCTCGGCAAGGTTGAGATCAAGGCCGAGTCCGACGACCAGGCAACGGTCTTCGGCACCGCGCTCTACCACTCGCTGGTCAAGCCGTGTTTCGCCCCCGACGAGAGCCCGTCGTGGACGACCGAGGGCCCGTACGCGTTCGACATCTGCACCATGTGGGACATCTACCGCACCCAGCTGCCGCTGATGACCACGTTGTTCCCGCAGCGTTCGGTCGAGCTGGCCGGCGCGCTGCTGTCGATCTGCGAGCAGGAGGGCAACCTGCCGATCGGCTACCGGATGGCCAAGGGCGCCGACCGGTTCTCCCGGCAGGGCAGTGCGCTCGCGCATACCTTCTTCGCCGACCTGTGCCAACTGGATCTGCCTGGTATCGACTGGGACTGGGCGATGGTGCACCTCGAGATGGACCTGCGCCGGACGTACGGCGAGGACTACCTGGTGCACGGTGTGGCGCACCCGATCAGCCACACCCTCGACCTGGCGTACGCCTACCACTGCACCGCGGCGATCGCCCAGAAGGTGCGCGACCGGCCGCTCGCCCAGCAGATGCGCGACCTCGCCCACGGCTGGCAGGCGGCGTACGACCCGGGCACCGGCCTGCTGCGCGACTCGACGTTCTACGAGGGCGGCCGCTGGAACTACTCCTTCCGGCTGCTGCACGACATGCGCGCCCGGATCGCGCTCGCCGGTGGCGACGAGGCGTTCGTCGGGCTCCTCGACCGATTCTTCGGGTACGACGCTGCGCCGGTCGCCCAGCCCGGTGTGGCGCCGAGCGTGGCCGAGATGGACGCCGGGTACGGCCTGTACCGGTTCGAGGGATTGAACAACGAACCGGACTACGAGGCGCCGTGGTCCTACCACTACGCGGGACGGCCGGACCGAACCGCAGAGGTGGTGCATGCCGCGATCGCCAACCAGTTCGGCACCGGCCGGGGCGGGCTGCCAGGGAACGACGACTCCGGCGGGCTGTCCGCGTGGTACGTGTGGGCGACGCTCGGACTGTTCCCGGTGGCTGGGCAGAACCTGTTCCTGGTGAGCGCGCCGGCCGTGGCGGAGTCCGTGACCCGGCTGCCGGACGGCGAGCTGTCGATCACCACCACAGGATTCGAGCCGGTCGAGGCCGGCGGACCGGTCTCCTACGTCCGATCCATCGCGGTGAACGGCAAGACACTCGAACGCCCCTGGATCTCCGGGCGGGAACTGCGGCACATCCGCAACCTGCACATCGAGCTCGGCCCTCAGCCCTCCGGCTGGGGCACCCGGATCAGGCCACCATCCACATCCGACCCACTACCCGCCACTGGAGGTGAGGCATGA
- a CDS encoding cation:proton antiporter produces the protein MSFTMLAVVVAIGLVGPVLALPRGWHIPVVLGELLAGVILGKTGIGYLVASDDKFTFLADIGFGLVMFVAGTHVPVRDESLRKAIRPGLLRAVVTGILATGLAFALNAVFDTGHVALYAVLMASSSAALILPIVDSLGLGGRPVVELLPQVAIADAACIVALPLAIDPPHAGRAALGALAVIGAGAVVFFLLNWAERSGARRRAHDVSEDRRFAVELRVSLIVLFALAGLATATHVSIMLAGFVLGLAVAAVGEPRRLARQLFALTEGFLGPVFFVWLGASLDLRELGTKPDFIGLGVALGVGAVICHLSGMLSRQPLSIGALASAQLGVPVAAATVGTTLHVLQPGEPSALILGALVTIAVGVVAGGIAVRRGLVAEKAVSK, from the coding sequence GTGAGCTTCACGATGCTGGCCGTGGTCGTTGCGATCGGCCTGGTCGGTCCGGTGCTGGCGTTGCCGCGCGGCTGGCACATCCCGGTCGTGCTCGGCGAGCTGCTGGCCGGTGTCATCCTCGGCAAGACGGGGATCGGGTATTTGGTTGCGTCCGACGACAAGTTCACGTTCCTCGCCGACATCGGGTTCGGGCTGGTGATGTTCGTGGCCGGCACCCACGTTCCGGTGCGCGACGAGAGCCTGCGGAAGGCGATCCGGCCCGGTCTGCTCCGCGCGGTGGTCACCGGCATCCTCGCGACCGGTCTCGCCTTCGCCCTGAACGCAGTCTTCGACACCGGCCACGTCGCGCTGTACGCCGTCCTCATGGCGTCCTCGTCCGCGGCGCTGATCCTGCCGATCGTCGACTCGCTCGGACTCGGCGGGCGGCCGGTGGTCGAGCTGCTGCCGCAGGTCGCGATCGCCGACGCCGCCTGCATCGTGGCCCTGCCGCTGGCGATCGATCCACCGCACGCGGGCCGGGCGGCGCTCGGTGCGCTGGCGGTTATCGGGGCGGGTGCGGTGGTGTTCTTCCTGCTGAACTGGGCGGAGCGATCCGGTGCCCGGCGTCGGGCGCACGACGTCTCGGAGGACCGCCGGTTCGCGGTCGAACTGCGGGTCAGTCTGATCGTGCTGTTCGCGCTCGCCGGTCTGGCGACGGCGACGCATGTCTCGATCATGCTGGCCGGGTTCGTGCTCGGGCTGGCCGTGGCGGCGGTCGGTGAGCCGCGGCGGTTGGCGCGGCAGTTGTTCGCGTTGACCGAGGGGTTCCTCGGGCCGGTGTTCTTCGTCTGGCTCGGGGCGTCGCTCGATCTGCGCGAGCTCGGCACGAAGCCGGACTTCATCGGCCTCGGCGTGGCGCTCGGAGTCGGTGCGGTCATCTGTCACCTCTCCGGGATGCTGTCCCGGCAGCCGCTGAGCATCGGCGCGCTGGCGTCGGCTCAGCTCGGCGTCCCGGTGGCGGCCGCCACGGTCGGTACGACGCTGCACGTTCTTCAGCCGGGGGAGCCGTCCGCGCTGATCCTCGGCGCGCTGGTGACCATTGCGGTCGGCGTCGTCGCGGGCGGCATCGCCGTACGGCGTGGTCTGGTCGCGGAGAAGGCTGTGTCGAAATGA